GAAAGAGTTTTCATAGCCCTGGGCAGCAATCTCCCTGACCGATACAAGCATCTTGGCGAAGGCCGCGAAATGCTTCGCCGGATTTCGGCGGGTGGCTGGATGGAAAGCCCGATTTACGAAACACCTCCGGTAGGACCGGCAGGCCAGGGACCCTATTTTAACCAGGTCGTCAGTTTCTGGTATTCGGGAAATTCCACCAAGTTGCTCCATTACCTGAAAGGTTCAGAATTTATTTTGGGGCGCAAGCCGCGTGGCCATTGGAATTCTCGTGAAATTGATCTGGACTTGCTTTATTTTGGTAAGGAAGTTCGGCAAGGGCGTCCAAATCTGCCCCACCCCCAGATAGTGAGCCGTCAGTTCGTGCTTGTTCCGTTGAACGACATTGCTCCCGACTGGGAAGATCCGCAAACGGGACTTAAGGTCAAGGATCTGCTATCTGGCCTGTTGCAAAAAGAAGAAAAGATTCCGTTCCGCGTCGTAACCTCGGAGGAACCCTGATATGCTGAGAGAAAAGGGCGTTCATTTTTTGGCCATCGAAGGCGCTATCGGCGTGGGGAAGACTTCCCTTGCCAAGATTATTGCCGAGCGCTGGAATGCGATGTTCATCGAGGAAAATTTCGAGGAAAACCCGTTCCTTGAAAAGTTCTACCAGAACAAGCAGGCCTACGCTTTCCAGACGCAGCTCTTTTTCTTGCTCGACCGCCTCAAGCAGTTGCAGCACTCCGCCTTGCAGAGCGACCTTTTCCATGACCTCTTGGTGAGTGATTTTACTTACGACAAGGACCAGATTTTTGCGGCCCAGAATTTGTCCGAAAGTGAATACGCCATGTACGACCAGGTGGCGAAGGCCTTGAACCACGATATTCCGAGACCGGATCTGGTAGTTTACTTGCAGGCGTCTGTCCCGACGTTGCTGAAGCGAATTCACGGACGTGGACGAACCATGGAAAAGACTATTGAAGGGTCTTACCTGAGTGGCCTTATGGATCGTTTTGACCGCCATTTTTGGAATTATCCTTATGCGCCGGTGTTGATCATCAATACCGACAATATTGATTTTGTACACAACGAAAACCACCTGCAACTGGTGCTGGATGCGATTGCGTCCTGTCCCAAGCAGACGACCTACTTTGTTCCAGAAGGTAAATAATGCAAATCGTAACGACTGTTGATTCCCTGCGTCAAATCCTCAAACCGCTTTCTAAGGAAGGCAAGGTTATCGGGCTTGTTCCCACGATGGGTGCCCTGCACGATGGCCATGGGGCCCTTATCAAGGAATCCGTCAAGGACTGCGATATCACGGTGGTGAGCGTGTTCTTGAATCCGATCCAGTTCGGCAAGAACGAGGATTTGGACAAGTACCCGAAGCGCCTGGAAGCGGATGCCAAGTTCGCCGGTTCTCTCGGAGCCGACTATGTGTTCGCCCCGAGCGTGCAGGAGATGTATCCTGATGGTGACCCGCTGACGCTTGTTCGCGATGAGACCTTGGAGAGCCTGTATTGTGGCGCATACCGTCCGGGCCATTTCCGCGGCGTGCTCACGGTGGTGTCCAAGCTGTTCCTGATTTCGGGCTGTAACCACGCCTACTTTGGCGAAAAGGATTATCAGCAGGTATTCCTGATTGAACGTATGGTGAAGGACCTGAATTTTGACTTGCAGATTCACCGCGTGAAGTTGGTGCGCGAAGATTCCGGTCTTGCCCTTTCTAGCCGCAACGAATACTTGAGCGAAGACGAACGTAACCGCGCCCTGGGCATTTATGGTGGCTTGAAGCAGGCGAAGGCCGCCTACGAGGCGGGCGAACGCAGCGTTTCCAAGATTCGTGATATCGTGCTGAAGTCTATCCTTGCCGCTCGCGGCATCGTGCAGTTCGTGGAAGTCGTCAACCAGAAGGACTTGCAGAAGTTCTCCGGGATGCTCGCTCCCGAAGACAAGGTAGTTATCTTGGTGGCCGCCTTCTTCGGAAAGACTCGCCTGATCGACAATATCGAGTTGAACTAGAACTTAGTCCGCTACGCTCTTAGAACATAGATCTAAGAGCTAAGTTCTAAGCACTATCAACTATTTCTCTGTAGCGGTGAATACACCGTCCCATACCTCGCCTTCTGCAACAGGCGGGGTTATTTTGTATGCCTCGCAGCGCTTGATATAGATGTGCGACGGGGTTGTCTTGCTGCCCGGATCGCGGTCGGGGTGGTGCGGCTCGATTTCGAGGCATTGCTTGAAAAGTTCGATGGCATCATCCCATTGCATGTTCAGGTAACAGGCGCGGGCCTTTTCCCAAATGCCGACCAGTTCGGTCAGGCTGGCTTCGTTTTCGCAACCGGTCTTGTTCAGAAGTTCAAATGTCTTTACCGGCTGGCTCTTGCCTATCACGCGGATGGTATCGAGAGAACGGTAGATGAACCGTCCCGGTTCCAGGTGCTTTTGCGTATCTTCGCTAATCTGGATGTAGGCGCCGTACTGCTTTGCCGCACTTTCGAGACGTGCGGCGAGGTTCACTGCATCGCCCATCATGGTGTAGTTCTTGCGCATGGTGGAGCCCATGTTTCCGGTCACGATGTCGCCCGAGTTGATACCGATGCGCATGTGCATATCGTGAACGACTTTCGGCCATTTGTTGCCTTCGCTAGCCCATTTTTTTCGGAGGTCCAGCAGCTTGTTCTGCATGTCCACGGCGGAGTCGCAGGCGCTCTGGGCGTGGTTAGGTAATGGCATCGGTGCACCGAAGAACGCGATGATGGCGTCACCTTCGTACTTGTCGAGCGTTCCCTTGTTTGCAAGCAGGGTGTCGGTCATGGCGGTTAAATATTCGTTCAACAGTTCAACCAACTTACTCGGGTCGCCGATTTTTTCGGAGAAAGTCGAGAAACTGGCGATGTCGGTAAAGTAGGCGGTAATGTTCGATTTTTCGCCACCCAGGGTGGGCATAATTTCGTTATCCACCATGGCGTCGATCAGTTCAGGAGAAATGTATTGCTTGAAGGCGTTGTTGATGAAGCTCTTTTCTTTGTTTTCGAAATAGAACTGTACCACCAGAGCTGTGATGTTGGTCAGCAGCATGGCGAGAACCTGCTTGGATACGCCGATATAGAGGCCGTTCTGGAAATATTTGTAGGCGACCATCACGTAGGCAGCCATCAGGATGACCGATATGGCGACCGAAAAGTAGCTTCGGAAATAGAGCCCGAGGAAAAGGCTAATCAGGGCGAGCAGGATGACGATAATCCGCTGGTAGTTTTCAGCCAAAGTGACGATGTAGTCGTCTTCAAGGATGTTCTTGATGATGGTGGCGTGGATCAGCACGGCAGGGTAGTTTTCTTCGCTGGGAACGGGCACAAAGTCGAAGAGGGCCGCCGCGGCGGAACCGAGAATAAAGATTTTTCCTTGCTCGGTCCTGGATTCGCCCGAGGCGACGTCTTTGTAGGATAGGTGCTGGAAAGTGCGGCGGGAATCGGCGACATTGTATCGGCCCTTGAAATTAACCTGATAGCGTCCGAATTGATCAATCGGAATTCTTTTGGCGGGGCCGAAACGGAGTTCTTCGCCGGGCTTGAGGTTCGTGATTTTTTCTTCGTCTGTAGCCTGAATGTCGCGGATGACGGCGTCGGAGAGGATGACCTGGTTTGATTTCCAGCGCCTTAACTGCTTGTCATAGTTGATGTCCATGTCGAGTGACAGGTAGACGGACTTGCCGTTAGGAATTCTTTTGATGGAATCGGCAAAAAGCTGGAGCGTGCTGACGGTGTAGCGGCTGATGTTGATGAGGTCGTAGTCTTCTTCTTCTTCCTCGTCCTCTTCACCTTCGTCGTCACTTACGCTATCCGGGTCGCGGATTGAAATGACGAAATAATCCTTGTCGTCTTCGTCCTCGTCGAATTCCAGTTTGGCGAGCTTGTTGAGAATGACGGGCTTATCCTCTTCGACGGAATCCAGGGTGGCTTCCGTAATGTTCATAATCAGTCTGGACTGCTCGATGTCGAGGGGACGCGGATTGTTGCCGATTTTCAGGGTGATCTGTCCCAGGGAATCTTTTTGAACGATAATGCGGAATGAAACGTCGATGAATGTCTTGCTTGCTGTTTTTTCAATTTTCTTTTCGGAAAGTTTTTTCTTGAGTGCAGTGAACATGGGGTAGCTAAAATTCGGGTAAGTCGTGTGGAAGGTTCCCGCGGAGTCCCTGTAGATACCGAAAGGCTTGCCGACATCTATATATTGCCCCATCTTGATTTTAACGTTCTCGGGTTTCTGGTGGAATAGGTGCAAGATGGTCATCAGGGACATGGTCGTATAGATGTGACTGGAATCGATATGCCCGACTTCAAGCAGGGTTGTGTCCTTGGTAGGGGGGATGTCTGTATTCGGGAAACGGTAGAACATGGACACCTTGCGCACGATACCGTCGTTGTCCGGGTAGGCGTTCACGGAACCGAGACCGGCACCTGCCTGGGCGAGTTCCGGGAAGATGTTATCGAGAAGGTCCTTGGGCTCGATATTTTCGGGCTTGTCGACTTGGCTGCTATTGAAGGTGGATCCGAGGCCGATTTCCTGGGCGCGCATTTCGCCGCTCAGCTTGCGCCATTGCGATTCGTGCTTGTATCCCTTCGCGTCGCCGAACACATCGCAGACGATGGTGTGGCCGCTTTCCTTGATAGCGGAGACGAGCATGGAGTCGTAGTTGTAGTTGGCGAGAATTTCGGGGTAGGTGGAATCCCACGGGGTGTCCGGGGCGATATTTCCGAGAACCTGCAGCACCTGGTCCGCTTTTTTCTTGCCGAAGTCGGCGGTCTTGAAAACGATATCAAAACTGATTGCAGCCGCGTTGCTCTTGCTCAGGTTCTTGATGACGTTGGCGTGGACGTCGCGGTCCCATTCGTTAAAGGGGCCTAGAGTTTCTAGGGAGGGCTCGTCGATGTCAACAATGAAAATGTTGGGGTCGTTCTTGTTCGATGCGTTTTTTTCGACAATGGTAATCTTTTCGTTCAGGGCCACATCGCTGTCGTCAACATAGGTGGCACCCTTGAAAAACAAGTCGTAAAAGAGGTTCTCAAGGGCTTCGCTACTGTTTCTGGAGTTCCCGACGATATCGTTTTGAGTACTTCCGAAAATAAGGATGGCAACGACTATGATAGTCGAAGCGGTAAAACCGGCAATGACCTTCTTTAGCTTCTTGGAAATCTTCGCTTGCATAAGAAAAAGATAATAATATGTTGTTATACAAAATTTTGAGGCAAAACGATAAATAAATAGATAGGGACAATGGAAAAATAAGGCATAGTGGCATAACTCGTTGACAGTCAATGTGTTACGGTATATTTTGCGATGCCGGTGAGCCAAATATTTTTAGAAGAACTATATTTAAAAGGTAATTGCGGAGGCATTTTGGCTACACAAAAGAAATCGACGTCGAAAAAAGCGGGAAAGTCTTCTAAATCGAAAAAGGTTTTAACTCCGAATTCGGATACTCAGGGCTTTGGTTCCATTATCGGGGGCTGGGCGCTTGTCGCGTTTGGCTTGTTTTTGGCATTGGGGTGTTTCTGTTCCGTGTATAGTGGTGAATCAGGAGGTTTTCTGGGGCCATATCTCGGAAAAATGTTTCCCAATGGGCTTGCTTATATGCTTGGCCGTGTAGCGTCCGTCGTTGCGGCGGGTGCCATGGTGCTTTGGGGCTTGTCCCTTATTTCGTCTAGTCGACGCTTTACATTCATCCGCTATGCCGTTGGCCTCTCGCTGTTGACGGTCAATTTCTCGTTTCTTTTTGCCATCCGCAACTATGGCCAGGTGAAGGTGCCCAGGGCCGAACTGATGCAGAACGGGGGCGTGGTGGGGCAGTTCCTGAACCAGTTCGTGGCGGCTCCCGTGTTCGGAAAGGAATCGTTCCTGATGCCGCTAGGCATTTCTCTCTTTTTGGTGGTGCTGGTGTTGGTGCTTGCTTTTGGATTGCGTCCGAGGCATTTTAAGTTTATCGTGCAGGCAACGGCTTGGCTGAAGTCGGTGTTCAAGAAAAGGGAGCCTATCGAGGGTGAAATTGTAGAACCTGTCGAAAGTACGCGTTCCGGTCGATATGCCCAGGTGCGGACGAATATGGACTTGCCGGGAGCAGGGCTCCCCCGAGGCGTTTACATGGACGACAATACGGTGAATATCAAACCGGATGGTTTCAATATTCGTCGAAAGAACAAAGTGTCTCCGTTTAGTGGACGCAACAGCTGGATGGATGACGAATTCAGCTTGAACGGCTCGATGAATGAAATTCCCAATGTTCCGGATGAAGTGCTGCAGACCATGACGCCGCACCAGGTGAAAGAGGTGGTTCAGCCGCAGCCAGAACCTACGAACAACGTGGCGGGCGAGTACAACTTGGACGAAGACCCTGAAATCCGCAGGCTCGAAGATTATCTGCGCCAGAACGGCGGCAAGATGAACGCTCTTGAAATCGTGGAAGTCAAGGAAAAAATTGCGGCCCTCAAGCGCGCCCGTGACTTGATTGCTTGGGAAAAGGATCACCTCGGCCGTATGCAGGTAAAGGGCGATGTGCGTCGCGATGGTTCTCCGGTGACGGGTTCTATGGCGACGCGCACGGTGGCTGCAGGTGCGATGCCGACCGGAACGATGCCTGCTGCAAAGGGTGTAACGCAAAGATCCATGACACAGGTCCCGGCAGATGACCGCACGGTGATGGCGGGCGAGCCGACTCGCGGAAATGTGAATGCCGAGGATTTGCTGGGTGGCGACGGCGCCAAAACAATCGGTGCGGCAGCCTCTGATGACGAAACGTTTGTGCCCGAAGTTTACGGTGCCGATGACGTGGGCGAGGTCCCTGAAATGTTGGACGATCAGTTCCCTGAGCTTGCCGAAGGGGGTGATGGATCGATTGGGAATGTGCCGAGCGGTACATCAACAGCGGGAATGAAGGCCTCTCCGATTCCGCAGCGTGACCCGACCACGGTTTACGACGAATACAAGGTGCCTGCCATTAGTGACATTTTGGAAGAACATGAGCCGCAGACCGCCGATTATAGTGAAGAGGAATTGAATGCTATCGGCAAGATGCTTGAAGAAAAACTCGAAAACTTCAAGGTGAAGGGCCGCGTGATCGGTTGCGAAACGGGCCCGATGATTACTCGTTTCGAGGTGGAACCGGGCCCGGGCATGAAGGTGAGCCGGTTCTCTGCCTTGCAAGAAGACTTGGCGCTTCCACTCAAGGTTTCTTCGGTGCGTATTCTAGCCCCGATTCCGGGGAAGGCCGCCGTCGGTATCGAAATCCCGAACCGCAAATTCCAGACGGTGTACAGCCTCGATGTATTCCAGAGCGAAAAGTTCAAGCCCTCGCCCGAAAAGATTCTGGTGGCGCTCGGTAAGGACATTACCGGCGAAGCGTTCACGATGGACTTGGCCAAGGCCCCGCACTTGCTGATTGCAGGTCAGACGGGTTCCGGTAAGTCTGTGTGCATTAACGCCCTCATGGCCTCGATGCTTTTCAGTAAGACTCCTGACGAACTTCGCATGATTCTGGTGGACCCGAAGGCGGTGGAACTCAAGATGTACGAAAACATCCCGCACCTCTTGGCGCCTGTCATTACCAAGCCCGAAATTGCAATTCAGGCGTTGCAGTGGCTGTGCTATGAAATGGACCGCCGTACTGAAGTTTTGGCATCGGCGAAGGTGCGTAACATTGGCGGCTTTAACGCGAAGTTCGAAGCGGGCGAGTTGCCTGATGAAGTGCCCGAAGAAGACCGTAGTCACCGCATGGCGTTCATCGTGGTAATTATCGATGAAATGGCGGACCTCATGATGGTTGCCGGCAAGGAAATCGAAAAGAACGTGGCGCGCCTTGCCGCAAAGGCTCGTGCCGTGGGCATTCACCTGGTGCTTGCCACGCAGCGCCCTTCCGTCAAGGTGATTACGGGTATTATCAAGGCGAACTTGCCGACTCGTATCAGCTTCAAAGTGGCATCGCAGATTGACGCCCGCACGGTCATGGACCATGCCGGCGCCGAAAAGTTGCTTGGCCGCGGCGACATGCTTTACAAGGCTGTGAACGATCCGGAACCGGTTCGTGTTCACGGTGCATTCTTGAGTGACGAAGAAGCCGAAAAGCTTGCCGATGCCTGCTCCGACCAGAACGTATTCTACCCGCAGGTAGAATCGTTCGACGTCTCTGACGGCGAAGGCGACGAAGACGGCGAGGGCGGAGGCAAGGACTTGGGCAAACTCGACAAACTGCTCTATGAAGTAGCCGTTTGGGCGGTGGAATGCCGTGGGCTTTCGACCTCGGCGGTGCAACGCCACTTTAGCGTGGGATTCAGCCGAGCCGGTAAAATTGTGGACCAACTTTACAGCCTCGGCGTGTGTGGCCCTGCTAAGGGTAACTCGAAACCCCGCGCCATGCTGCTCGGAATCGAAGAAATCCAGAACATGGAACGCTCCGGAAAATTCGGGTAAGTTTGCGGCTTTGTCTACCTGAGAGAAATTGACAACATGGTAATGTCGTCGAATTGTTCGGCATCACCCACAAAAGCTTGCAGGTCTTCCTTGATCTGAGTCAAGAATGCTTTGCCGCCACGGACATCGGCCGAATTGAGTTTTTTCAGCAGTCTCTCTTCGCCGTAAAGTTCTCCTGAGTCGTTGTGTGCTTCGGTTAATCCGTCGGTATAGATTAAAAGGCTGTCGCCATCCTGTAATTGAATCTCGGATTCCTTGTACTGAGTGTCGTCCATGCCTGCAAGGAATAACCCATGCTTGTTCTTCAAAAATTCAAATTTTTTGCCCTTTCTTGCAAAACAGGGGGCGTTGTGGCCAGCATTGGTGAATTTTAAAATGCGTGTCTTGGTGTCTAGAATGCCAATCCATGCTGTGGCAAACATTTCTTCGGGGTTGTTTTCACACAGGATCCGGTTGACATCGGTAAAAATCTGCGCAGTCGATAGCTTCATCGAAGCATGGTCTTTGATCATCGTCTTCACGGTCATCGAGAAGAGGGCCGCGGGAACACCTTTGCCCGAAATATCGGCGATGACAAATGCAATATGCGTGCCGTCGATTTCAAAGAAATCGTAAAAGTCTCCGCCAACCTCCTTGGCGGTATCTATGGCCGCGTAGATGTTTACGTCGGGATGGTTGACAAAAGCTTTCTCTACGGAAGGAAGAGAACCTGTTTGAATGTTTGCTGCGAGGTTCAGGTCGGTTTCGACGGCCACTATTTTCTCACGATTCTTGACGAACCTATTTGTGTTCACGTTTGTTGTAAAGAAGGCGAGTGCGATGGCGGATGAAAGACCGGTTTCTAGATAATTTTCATCAAGTTCCAAGACGAATAGCTGAATAAACTCAATTCCTGCAATCAATAAGGAGGTTATCAAAATACACCGGCCGTAGAATTTCTTTTCTGCATTTGATTTTCTGCGTCGGATTAAGTAATAGAAGGACTGCAACAATGGTGAACCCGCGTACACGAAAGCAATCGGTACCAAGCAATAATCAAAGATTATGCCATATTGAATGTCCCCATGTTCGTCGATGGAGTATACTAGGCCGGTCCAAGGTGTCGTTAGACATAAAATAACGGTAAGAACGGTGGGTGCGACAAATAGTGCGTAGTGCAATTTTTTTGAACTCATCTTGATTTCAAATTGGTTCAACGAAAATCGCGTAAACATCGATGTTCCGAGCATCATTGCAATTGCAAAAACATAGGCACAAGCGTAGTTAAGAATCTTGTATGTAAGATTTCCATCTACAAAATGCCAGATTCCGTCAAAAGCGGATAAGACCGTTGCCGATACAAGCATGATGGAAAGTTTGTCCTTGAAACTCATCTTGTACAGCACGATGTTGTTGTACAACATGAATGCGGTTAGCAAGGTCGTGAAAACGGATATTTCGACAAATAGGGTTTCTGCAATTTCTTCATAGGTCATATTTAGGCCTCGAATTTTACCTTGAATGTGTTGCGGTTGTAACTCATGGTTGTGAGGTACATTTTGTTATTTTTCATTTTTTCCATATACCCCGAAACCATGAACTCGGTTATGGAACCAGCGATTACATCGTCGCTTGATAAGTCGAATAAAATGCCATCGTCCTTGGTGATAATCTGTATTCCATCTTCGCGAATAAAGACGGAACATTCCGCATAGGTAGTCGTGTTCCCGTTTTTCTCGTAAACAAGCATAAAAAGTTCTTCAATGAGCAATTTGACTTTGGCTATGATTTTTTTGTTGATACCGTTTTCCAGAAGGTATCGCTCTATCTGCTTTTGAACATCAATAATCAATTCCGGTTCCAGCTTGAGTTCGTAAAAACGGTAGTTTAGCCGTTTTTCTTTATCAGCAAGTAGTAAGGGGTAATTTTCTTTGCCGTATTTGATGCGGATAAATAGTGTCGAGACGATGTAGGCGAAAATAC
This genomic stretch from Fibrobacter sp. UWH4 harbors:
- a CDS encoding deoxynucleoside kinase — translated: MLREKGVHFLAIEGAIGVGKTSLAKIIAERWNAMFIEENFEENPFLEKFYQNKQAYAFQTQLFFLLDRLKQLQHSALQSDLFHDLLVSDFTYDKDQIFAAQNLSESEYAMYDQVAKALNHDIPRPDLVVYLQASVPTLLKRIHGRGRTMEKTIEGSYLSGLMDRFDRHFWNYPYAPVLIINTDNIDFVHNENHLQLVLDAIASCPKQTTYFVPEGK
- the folK gene encoding 2-amino-4-hydroxy-6-hydroxymethyldihydropteridine diphosphokinase; its protein translation is MDSLERVFIALGSNLPDRYKHLGEGREMLRRISAGGWMESPIYETPPVGPAGQGPYFNQVVSFWYSGNSTKLLHYLKGSEFILGRKPRGHWNSREIDLDLLYFGKEVRQGRPNLPHPQIVSRQFVLVPLNDIAPDWEDPQTGLKVKDLLSGLLQKEEKIPFRVVTSEEP
- a CDS encoding PP2C family protein-serine/threonine phosphatase, which codes for MTYEEIAETLFVEISVFTTLLTAFMLYNNIVLYKMSFKDKLSIMLVSATVLSAFDGIWHFVDGNLTYKILNYACAYVFAIAMMLGTSMFTRFSLNQFEIKMSSKKLHYALFVAPTVLTVILCLTTPWTGLVYSIDEHGDIQYGIIFDYCLVPIAFVYAGSPLLQSFYYLIRRRKSNAEKKFYGRCILITSLLIAGIEFIQLFVLELDENYLETGLSSAIALAFFTTNVNTNRFVKNREKIVAVETDLNLAANIQTGSLPSVEKAFVNHPDVNIYAAIDTAKEVGGDFYDFFEIDGTHIAFVIADISGKGVPAALFSMTVKTMIKDHASMKLSTAQIFTDVNRILCENNPEEMFATAWIGILDTKTRILKFTNAGHNAPCFARKGKKFEFLKNKHGLFLAGMDDTQYKESEIQLQDGDSLLIYTDGLTEAHNDSGELYGEERLLKKLNSADVRGGKAFLTQIKEDLQAFVGDAEQFDDITMLSISLR
- the panC gene encoding pantoate--beta-alanine ligase codes for the protein MQIVTTVDSLRQILKPLSKEGKVIGLVPTMGALHDGHGALIKESVKDCDITVVSVFLNPIQFGKNEDLDKYPKRLEADAKFAGSLGADYVFAPSVQEMYPDGDPLTLVRDETLESLYCGAYRPGHFRGVLTVVSKLFLISGCNHAYFGEKDYQQVFLIERMVKDLNFDLQIHRVKLVREDSGLALSSRNEYLSEDERNRALGIYGGLKQAKAAYEAGERSVSKIRDIVLKSILAARGIVQFVEVVNQKDLQKFSGMLAPEDKVVILVAAFFGKTRLIDNIELN
- a CDS encoding CHASE2 domain-containing protein, whose translation is MQAKISKKLKKVIAGFTASTIIVVAILIFGSTQNDIVGNSRNSSEALENLFYDLFFKGATYVDDSDVALNEKITIVEKNASNKNDPNIFIVDIDEPSLETLGPFNEWDRDVHANVIKNLSKSNAAAISFDIVFKTADFGKKKADQVLQVLGNIAPDTPWDSTYPEILANYNYDSMLVSAIKESGHTIVCDVFGDAKGYKHESQWRKLSGEMRAQEIGLGSTFNSSQVDKPENIEPKDLLDNIFPELAQAGAGLGSVNAYPDNDGIVRKVSMFYRFPNTDIPPTKDTTLLEVGHIDSSHIYTTMSLMTILHLFHQKPENVKIKMGQYIDVGKPFGIYRDSAGTFHTTYPNFSYPMFTALKKKLSEKKIEKTASKTFIDVSFRIIVQKDSLGQITLKIGNNPRPLDIEQSRLIMNITEATLDSVEEDKPVILNKLAKLEFDEDEDDKDYFVISIRDPDSVSDDEGEEDEEEEEDYDLINISRYTVSTLQLFADSIKRIPNGKSVYLSLDMDINYDKQLRRWKSNQVILSDAVIRDIQATDEEKITNLKPGEELRFGPAKRIPIDQFGRYQVNFKGRYNVADSRRTFQHLSYKDVASGESRTEQGKIFILGSAAAALFDFVPVPSEENYPAVLIHATIIKNILEDDYIVTLAENYQRIIVILLALISLFLGLYFRSYFSVAISVILMAAYVMVAYKYFQNGLYIGVSKQVLAMLLTNITALVVQFYFENKEKSFINNAFKQYISPELIDAMVDNEIMPTLGGEKSNITAYFTDIASFSTFSEKIGDPSKLVELLNEYLTAMTDTLLANKGTLDKYEGDAIIAFFGAPMPLPNHAQSACDSAVDMQNKLLDLRKKWASEGNKWPKVVHDMHMRIGINSGDIVTGNMGSTMRKNYTMMGDAVNLAARLESAAKQYGAYIQISEDTQKHLEPGRFIYRSLDTIRVIGKSQPVKTFELLNKTGCENEASLTELVGIWEKARACYLNMQWDDAIELFKQCLEIEPHHPDRDPGSKTTPSHIYIKRCEAYKITPPVAEGEVWDGVFTATEK
- a CDS encoding DNA translocase FtsK yields the protein MLGRVASVVAAGAMVLWGLSLISSSRRFTFIRYAVGLSLLTVNFSFLFAIRNYGQVKVPRAELMQNGGVVGQFLNQFVAAPVFGKESFLMPLGISLFLVVLVLVLAFGLRPRHFKFIVQATAWLKSVFKKREPIEGEIVEPVESTRSGRYAQVRTNMDLPGAGLPRGVYMDDNTVNIKPDGFNIRRKNKVSPFSGRNSWMDDEFSLNGSMNEIPNVPDEVLQTMTPHQVKEVVQPQPEPTNNVAGEYNLDEDPEIRRLEDYLRQNGGKMNALEIVEVKEKIAALKRARDLIAWEKDHLGRMQVKGDVRRDGSPVTGSMATRTVAAGAMPTGTMPAAKGVTQRSMTQVPADDRTVMAGEPTRGNVNAEDLLGGDGAKTIGAAASDDETFVPEVYGADDVGEVPEMLDDQFPELAEGGDGSIGNVPSGTSTAGMKASPIPQRDPTTVYDEYKVPAISDILEEHEPQTADYSEEELNAIGKMLEEKLENFKVKGRVIGCETGPMITRFEVEPGPGMKVSRFSALQEDLALPLKVSSVRILAPIPGKAAVGIEIPNRKFQTVYSLDVFQSEKFKPSPEKILVALGKDITGEAFTMDLAKAPHLLIAGQTGSGKSVCINALMASMLFSKTPDELRMILVDPKAVELKMYENIPHLLAPVITKPEIAIQALQWLCYEMDRRTEVLASAKVRNIGGFNAKFEAGELPDEVPEEDRSHRMAFIVVIIDEMADLMMVAGKEIEKNVARLAAKARAVGIHLVLATQRPSVKVITGIIKANLPTRISFKVASQIDARTVMDHAGAEKLLGRGDMLYKAVNDPEPVRVHGAFLSDEEAEKLADACSDQNVFYPQVESFDVSDGEGDEDGEGGGKDLGKLDKLLYEVAVWAVECRGLSTSAVQRHFSVGFSRAGKIVDQLYSLGVCGPAKGNSKPRAMLLGIEEIQNMERSGKFG